In Sulfitobacter albidus, the following proteins share a genomic window:
- the cobO gene encoding cob(I)yrinic acid a,c-diamide adenosyltransferase — protein sequence MADDDHKQKMQERQTEQRKKVSELKDPEKGLVLVHTGAGKGKSSSAFGVVIRALGWKQRVGVVQFIKGKWKTGERQFFDRLGEVTWHTMGEGFTWDTQDRDRDIAAAQAAFAKGREMMESGDYDLVVMDEINIAMRYDYLSVADVIAGLDARDARTGVVLTGRDAKPEICDYADLVTEMTEVKHPFKAGIKAQRGVDY from the coding sequence ATGGCCGACGACGACCACAAACAAAAGATGCAGGAACGCCAGACCGAGCAACGCAAAAAGGTCTCCGAACTGAAAGACCCCGAAAAGGGTCTGGTGCTGGTGCATACCGGCGCGGGAAAGGGTAAATCCTCCTCGGCCTTCGGCGTGGTGATCCGCGCGCTTGGATGGAAACAGCGCGTCGGCGTGGTGCAGTTCATCAAGGGCAAATGGAAAACCGGGGAGCGCCAGTTCTTTGACCGTCTCGGCGAGGTCACATGGCACACCATGGGCGAAGGGTTCACCTGGGACACGCAAGACCGCGACCGCGATATCGCCGCCGCACAAGCCGCCTTTGCCAAGGGGCGCGAGATGATGGAAAGCGGTGACTATGATCTGGTCGTCATGGACGAAATCAACATCGCCATGCGCTATGACTACCTGTCGGTCGCGGATGTCATCGCAGGGCTCGACGCCCGCGACGCGCGCACCGGCGTGGTGCTGACCGGGCGCGACGCCAAGCCCGAGATCTGCGATTACGCCGATCTGGTTACCGAGATGACCGAGGTCAAACACCCCTTCAAGGCCGGGATCAAGGCACAGCGCGGGGTGGATTACTGA
- a CDS encoding SDR family NAD(P)-dependent oxidoreductase: MTQRVALVTGAARGIGLATAQLFLEEGWLVAALDRDADELTKAGQTLGQGASLFTADVSDPHSGAGAIADVLAKFGRIDALVNNAGVADFGPIEETDFARWRAVMATNLDGVFLMSQAAIPALKETRGAILNIASISGLRASTLRVAYGTSKAAVIQLTKQQAAELGEYGIRANCVCPGPVRTKLAMAVHTQDIIDAYHDAIPLNRYGTEREIAEVIVFLCSERASYVTGQIVASDGGFDSTGVGLPALRG; the protein is encoded by the coding sequence ATGACCCAGCGCGTTGCCCTCGTCACCGGTGCGGCCCGTGGTATTGGGCTCGCGACCGCGCAATTGTTTCTGGAGGAAGGCTGGCTCGTCGCCGCGCTAGACCGCGACGCGGATGAGCTGACCAAGGCCGGGCAGACGCTGGGCCAGGGGGCGAGCCTCTTCACGGCGGATGTCTCCGACCCTCACAGCGGGGCCGGTGCCATCGCCGACGTGCTTGCCAAGTTCGGCCGCATCGATGCGCTGGTCAACAATGCCGGTGTCGCGGATTTCGGCCCGATCGAGGAAACCGATTTTGCCCGCTGGCGTGCGGTCATGGCCACAAACCTCGATGGGGTGTTCCTGATGAGCCAGGCGGCCATCCCCGCGCTCAAGGAAACCCGAGGCGCGATCCTGAACATCGCGTCGATCTCGGGCCTGCGCGCCTCAACCTTGCGGGTTGCCTACGGCACCTCCAAGGCCGCCGTGATCCAGCTGACCAAACAGCAGGCGGCAGAGCTGGGCGAATACGGCATCCGCGCCAATTGCGTCTGCCCCGGCCCGGTGCGCACCAAACTCGCCATGGCGGTGCATACCCAGGACATCATCGACGCCTACCACGACGCCATCCCGCTCAACCGCTACGGCACCGAGCGCGAAATTGCCGAGGTGATCGTGTTCCTGTGTTCCGAGCGTGCGTCCTACGTGACCGGGCAGATCGTCGCCTCCGACGGCGGGTTCGACAGCACCGGCGTCGGCTTGCCCGCCCTGCGCGGCTGA
- a CDS encoding cyclase family protein, with amino-acid sequence MSLKTITALCLGLTVSATAALAQECQTSQQWGAEDTLGSANLITPDRTLEAAKLIKQGKSMPLGIAIGPNTPAFPPRSLSLQVVQPNQQGGQKLSGFGYEGNYNDDILQTWIGIGSQLDGLGHLGENGMYYNCLDEKEISAITGLTKLGTHAVPPLVGRAVILDMAAHAGVEVMEAGAHFGEAEITAAAEAQGVEMREGDIILFHTGWTEGMLESNPTAWGSSEPGLNNAGAEYIASLNPMAVGADTWGLEPIPAPDGDKVFYGHVTLLKDNGIYILETMNVGPLLREGVNEFMFVLGQPRIVGTVQAMINPVALY; translated from the coding sequence ATGTCATTGAAAACCATTACGGCCCTGTGCCTTGGCCTTACAGTCAGCGCCACAGCGGCGCTTGCGCAGGAGTGCCAGACGTCCCAGCAATGGGGCGCCGAGGATACGCTGGGCTCTGCCAATCTGATCACGCCCGATCGCACGCTGGAGGCCGCCAAGCTGATCAAGCAGGGCAAATCCATGCCGCTGGGCATCGCCATCGGCCCCAACACCCCCGCCTTTCCGCCCCGCTCGCTGAGCCTTCAGGTGGTGCAGCCCAACCAGCAGGGCGGACAGAAGCTGTCGGGTTTTGGCTACGAGGGAAACTATAACGACGACATCCTGCAAACCTGGATCGGCATCGGCAGCCAGCTCGACGGGCTGGGGCATCTGGGCGAGAACGGGATGTACTACAACTGCCTGGATGAAAAGGAAATCAGCGCGATTACGGGGCTGACCAAGCTGGGCACGCACGCCGTACCGCCGCTGGTCGGACGCGCGGTCATCCTCGACATGGCCGCCCACGCGGGCGTTGAAGTGATGGAAGCCGGCGCGCATTTTGGCGAGGCCGAGATTACGGCGGCGGCCGAGGCGCAGGGCGTCGAGATGCGCGAGGGCGACATCATCCTGTTCCACACCGGCTGGACCGAAGGCATGCTGGAAAGCAATCCGACCGCCTGGGGCAGCTCTGAACCGGGGCTGAACAACGCAGGCGCCGAATACATCGCCTCGCTGAACCCGATGGCCGTGGGCGCGGATACCTGGGGATTGGAGCCGATTCCGGCACCGGACGGGGACAAGGTGTTCTACGGCCACGTCACCCTGTTGAAAGACAACGGGATCTACATCCTTGAGACGATGAACGTCGGCCCCCTGCTGCGCGAGGGCGTCAATGAGTTCATGTTCGTGCTGGGCCAACCCCGGATCGTGGGCACCGTTCAGGCGATGATCAATCCGGTCGCGCTGTACTGA
- a CDS encoding branched-chain amino acid aminotransferase, which produces MAGAYDDRDGHIWMDGEMVPWREANVHILTHAMHYASSVFEGERAYNGKIFKSREHSERLKRSAQMIDFEIPYSIDELEAAKALVLKDSGLQDAYVRAIAWRGAGEDMGVASAKNPVRVAIAAWEWGAYYGDAKMKGAKLDISKWKRPSPETIPSHAKAAGLYMICTMSKHAAEAKGCSDAMMYDHRGYVAEATGANIFFVKDGEVHTPDPDCFLNGITRQTVIGMLRDRGITVHERHIMPEELSGFEQCWLTGTAAEVTPVGQIGDYTFEVGALTREIAEAYEKLVRS; this is translated from the coding sequence ATGGCCGGAGCATACGACGATCGGGACGGGCACATCTGGATGGACGGCGAGATGGTGCCGTGGCGCGAGGCCAATGTGCATATCCTGACCCACGCGATGCACTACGCCTCGTCGGTGTTCGAGGGGGAGCGTGCGTATAACGGCAAGATCTTCAAGAGCCGCGAACACTCCGAGCGTCTGAAACGCTCCGCCCAGATGATCGATTTCGAGATCCCCTATTCGATTGATGAGCTTGAGGCGGCCAAGGCTCTGGTGCTCAAGGATTCGGGTCTGCAGGACGCCTACGTGCGCGCAATTGCCTGGCGCGGCGCGGGCGAGGATATGGGCGTGGCCTCAGCCAAGAATCCTGTGCGCGTGGCCATCGCCGCGTGGGAGTGGGGCGCTTATTACGGCGACGCCAAGATGAAGGGTGCCAAGCTTGATATTTCCAAATGGAAACGCCCCAGCCCCGAGACGATCCCGAGCCACGCAAAGGCGGCGGGCCTCTACATGATCTGCACCATGTCCAAACATGCGGCAGAGGCCAAGGGGTGTTCGGACGCGATGATGTACGATCATCGCGGTTATGTGGCCGAGGCGACGGGGGCGAATATCTTTTTCGTGAAAGACGGGGAGGTGCACACGCCCGATCCTGATTGTTTTCTCAACGGGATCACGCGGCAGACGGTGATCGGCATGCTGCGCGATCGAGGCATCACCGTGCACGAGCGTCACATCATGCCCGAAGAGCTGAGCGGGTTCGAGCAGTGCTGGCTGACCGGCACCGCCGCCGAGGTCACGCCGGTGGGCCAGATTGGCGACTACACGTTCGAGGTGGGCGCGCTGACGCGGGAGATTGCGGAAGCGTATGAGAAATTGGTGCGCAGCTAA
- a CDS encoding MarR family winged helix-turn-helix transcriptional regulator encodes MNRRTSGTARGEALLFLTDEQLRQGIEAMFFAYRGFTADPDRILADMAYGRAHHRAIHFIHRAPGTTVNNLLNILGVTKQSLNRVLRTLISDGLVESKVGRHDKRERHLHLTDAGRALEQTLSDAQRARMRAAFRDAGPEAVAGFRTVLEAMMDTEMRATYARLRDSGS; translated from the coding sequence ATGAACAGGCGAACATCCGGAACGGCGCGCGGCGAGGCGCTGTTGTTCCTGACCGACGAACAACTGCGGCAGGGGATCGAGGCGATGTTCTTTGCCTACCGCGGGTTTACCGCCGATCCGGATCGGATCCTTGCCGATATGGCCTACGGACGGGCGCACCACCGTGCGATCCACTTCATCCATCGCGCGCCGGGCACGACGGTCAACAACCTGCTCAACATCCTCGGCGTGACCAAACAATCGCTCAACCGTGTCTTGCGCACGCTGATTTCCGATGGTCTGGTGGAAAGCAAGGTCGGACGCCACGACAAACGCGAACGGCACCTGCACCTCACCGACGCGGGTCGTGCGCTGGAGCAAACCCTGTCCGACGCCCAGCGCGCCCGTATGCGTGCGGCCTTCCGCGACGCAGGGCCAGAGGCCGTCGCAGGGTTCCGCACAGTGCTGGAGGCGATGATGGACACCGAAATGCGCGCCACTTACGCGCGACTGAGGGATAGCGGATCATGA
- a CDS encoding response regulator, with protein MTAPDAHLLIVDDDERIRTLLKKFLMRHGFLVTAARDAAHARRVLSGLDFDMLILDVMMPGEDGLSLTRDLRTQMSTPILLLTAKGETDNRIEGLEAGADDYLPKPFEPKELLLRINAILRRMPEADAGETAPKVLSLGPIRYDIDRGELWQGEDLVRLTATEIQLMKIFAARPGEALSRSNLVEELGRDRGQAQERAVDVQITRLRRKLEADPKQPRYLQTVRGAGYMLAPD; from the coding sequence ATGACTGCACCAGACGCCCACCTGCTGATCGTCGACGACGACGAACGCATCCGCACCCTGCTTAAGAAATTTCTGATGCGGCACGGATTTCTGGTGACGGCGGCGCGCGATGCGGCCCACGCGCGCCGGGTACTGTCGGGGCTGGATTTCGACATGCTGATCCTTGACGTGATGATGCCCGGCGAGGATGGGCTGAGCCTCACGCGCGATCTGCGCACGCAAATGAGCACGCCGATCCTGCTGCTCACCGCCAAGGGCGAGACAGACAACCGCATCGAGGGGCTGGAGGCCGGCGCCGACGACTACCTGCCCAAACCGTTCGAGCCCAAGGAGCTGTTGCTGCGCATCAACGCCATCCTGCGCCGCATGCCCGAGGCCGACGCGGGTGAGACCGCGCCAAAGGTGCTGTCGCTCGGGCCCATCCGCTATGACATCGACCGTGGTGAGCTGTGGCAGGGCGAGGATCTGGTGCGTCTGACGGCCACCGAAATCCAGCTGATGAAGATCTTTGCCGCCCGCCCGGGTGAGGCGCTGAGCCGCTCGAACCTTGTCGAGGAGTTGGGGCGCGACCGGGGACAGGCGCAGGAGCGCGCGGTCGACGTGCAGATCACCCGCCTGCGCCGCAAGCTTGAGGCCGACCCGAAGCAGCCCCGCTATCTGCAAACGGTGCGCGGCGCGGGCTACATGCTTGCCCCCGACTGA
- a CDS encoding exodeoxyribonuclease VII small subunit — protein sequence MTDTAIDEMSFEAAMAELEKVLGQLERGDVALDESITLYERGAALKKRCETKLKEAEEKVAAITLDGDGTPQGLKPVEGL from the coding sequence ATGACGGATACAGCAATTGACGAGATGAGCTTTGAGGCCGCTATGGCCGAGCTTGAAAAGGTGTTGGGCCAACTGGAACGCGGCGATGTGGCGCTCGACGAATCGATCACCCTTTACGAGCGCGGTGCCGCCCTGAAAAAGCGCTGTGAGACAAAGCTGAAGGAAGCCGAGGAAAAAGTCGCGGCGATCACGCTGGACGGCGACGGCACTCCCCAAGGGCTCAAGCCGGTCGAAGGGCTGTAG
- a CDS encoding polyprenyl synthetase family protein, whose protein sequence is MSAFPAALAAAAQAARAEITGALSGLDNPIADAMRYATDGGKGLRGFLVMESARLHGVVVERASLAAGAIEALHAYSLVHDDLPCMDDDDLRRGQPTVHRRWDEATAVLAGDALQTLAFELVARTDAPALVLTLAQASGVRGMVGGQALDIAAETASAPLTLDEITVLQAGKTGALIEWSAMAGPRLAGDDPTALGGYARDLGLAFQIADDILDVEGDAATVGKATGKDADAGKATFVSLLGLTAAKARAQDLVDRACDALSAYGQDADTLRDAARFVVNRKS, encoded by the coding sequence ATGTCCGCGTTTCCCGCAGCCCTCGCGGCGGCGGCACAGGCCGCGCGGGCCGAAATCACAGGAGCACTTTCGGGGCTCGACAATCCTATTGCAGACGCGATGCGCTATGCCACCGACGGCGGCAAAGGGCTGCGCGGGTTTCTGGTGATGGAAAGCGCGCGACTGCACGGCGTCGTGGTTGAGCGCGCGAGCCTCGCCGCCGGCGCCATCGAAGCGTTGCACGCCTATTCGCTGGTGCACGACGATCTGCCCTGCATGGACGACGACGATCTGCGACGGGGCCAGCCCACCGTGCACCGCCGCTGGGACGAGGCGACCGCCGTTCTGGCCGGGGACGCCCTGCAAACCCTTGCGTTCGAACTTGTTGCGCGCACCGACGCGCCCGCACTGGTGCTGACGCTCGCACAGGCTTCCGGCGTGCGCGGCATGGTCGGGGGACAAGCGCTCGACATCGCGGCAGAGACGGCAAGCGCGCCGCTCACGCTCGACGAGATCACCGTGCTGCAAGCGGGCAAGACCGGCGCGCTGATCGAATGGTCCGCCATGGCCGGGCCGCGTCTGGCGGGCGATGATCCCACGGCGCTGGGTGGTTATGCCCGCGATCTGGGTCTCGCTTTTCAGATCGCCGATGATATTCTCGACGTCGAAGGCGACGCCGCCACCGTGGGCAAAGCCACCGGCAAGGACGCCGACGCGGGCAAAGCCACATTCGTGTCGCTGCTGGGCCTTACGGCGGCCAAGGCCCGCGCGCAGGATCTGGTGGACAGGGCCTGTGACGCGCTATCTGCCTACGGACAGGACGCGGATACCTTGCGCGATGCCGCGCGGTTCGTCGTGAACCGCAAGAGTTAG
- the dxs gene encoding 1-deoxy-D-xylulose-5-phosphate synthase: MTDTPKTPLLDRVQRPADLKGMSDRELTQLAHELRAETISAVSVTGGHLGAGLGVVELTVALHAVFDTPRDKLIWDVGHQCYPHKILTERRDRIRTLRMKDGLSGFTKRKESPYDPFGAAHSSTSISAALGFAVARDLGGVVPEGLGDAIAVIGDGSMSAGMAYEAMNNAGHLKKRMIVILNDNEMSIAPPVGAMSSYLSRLYAEEPFQELKSAAKGAVSLLPEPFREGAKRAKDMLKGMTVGGTLFEQLGFSYLGPIDGHDMDQLLPVLRTVKARATGPILIHVLTKKGKGYAPAEAARDRGHATAKFDVVTGAQKKSPSNAPSYTRVFADSLLEEAARDDKICAVTAAMPDGTGLNLFAERYPSRCFDVGIAEQHGVTFSAALAAGGMKPFCAMYSTFLQRGYDQVVHDVAIQRLPVRFAIDRAGLVGADGATHAGSFDVAYLANLPGFVVMAAADEAELKHMVATAAAHDDGPIAFRFPRGEGNGVEMPERGEVLEIGKGRMIAQGARVAILSFGTRLAEVQKAAEALAAKGITPTIADARFAKPLDRDLILGLAADHEALITVEEGAVGGFGSHVAQLLADAGVFDHGLKYRSMVLPDTFIDQASPADMYAVAGMNAAEIEAKVLDTLGIAQIGSQRA, encoded by the coding sequence ATGACCGACACCCCAAAGACGCCCCTGCTCGACCGTGTTCAGCGCCCTGCCGATCTCAAGGGCATGTCAGACCGTGAGCTCACACAGCTCGCGCACGAGCTGCGGGCCGAAACAATTTCGGCCGTGTCGGTCACCGGCGGCCACCTCGGCGCCGGTCTGGGCGTGGTCGAGCTGACCGTGGCGCTGCACGCGGTGTTCGACACCCCGCGGGACAAGCTGATCTGGGACGTCGGCCACCAGTGCTATCCTCACAAGATCCTGACCGAACGCCGCGACCGTATCCGCACCCTGCGGATGAAAGACGGGCTGTCGGGCTTCACCAAGCGCAAGGAGTCTCCCTACGATCCGTTTGGGGCGGCGCATAGCTCTACCTCGATCTCCGCCGCGCTCGGCTTTGCCGTGGCGCGTGATCTGGGCGGCGTGGTGCCCGAGGGCCTCGGCGACGCGATCGCGGTGATCGGTGATGGCTCCATGTCGGCGGGCATGGCCTATGAGGCGATGAACAACGCGGGCCATCTGAAAAAACGCATGATCGTGATCCTCAACGATAACGAGATGTCCATCGCCCCGCCCGTGGGCGCGATGTCGAGCTATCTGTCCCGCCTCTACGCCGAAGAGCCGTTTCAAGAGCTGAAATCCGCCGCCAAGGGCGCGGTCTCCCTGCTGCCCGAACCCTTCCGCGAGGGCGCCAAACGGGCCAAGGATATGCTCAAGGGCATGACCGTTGGTGGGACGCTTTTTGAACAGCTCGGCTTTTCCTACCTTGGCCCCATCGACGGGCACGACATGGATCAGTTGTTGCCCGTGCTGCGCACCGTCAAGGCGCGCGCGACCGGTCCGATCCTGATCCACGTGCTGACCAAAAAGGGCAAAGGCTACGCCCCCGCCGAAGCCGCCCGCGACCGGGGCCATGCCACGGCCAAATTCGACGTCGTGACCGGCGCGCAAAAGAAATCGCCCAGCAACGCACCCAGCTATACCCGTGTCTTTGCCGACAGCCTGCTGGAAGAAGCCGCCCGTGACGACAAAATCTGCGCCGTGACCGCCGCCATGCCGGACGGCACCGGCCTCAACCTTTTTGCCGAACGCTACCCCTCGCGGTGCTTTGATGTAGGCATTGCCGAACAACACGGCGTGACCTTTTCCGCCGCGCTTGCCGCCGGCGGGATGAAACCGTTTTGCGCGATGTATTCGACCTTCCTGCAACGCGGCTACGATCAGGTCGTGCACGATGTGGCGATCCAGCGCCTGCCCGTGCGCTTTGCCATCGACCGCGCGGGTCTGGTGGGCGCCGACGGCGCCACGCATGCGGGGTCATTCGATGTGGCGTATCTTGCCAATCTGCCGGGGTTTGTGGTCATGGCCGCCGCCGATGAGGCAGAGCTGAAACACATGGTAGCCACCGCCGCCGCCCATGACGACGGGCCCATCGCCTTCCGCTTTCCGCGCGGCGAAGGCAACGGCGTCGAGATGCCCGAGCGGGGCGAAGTTCTGGAAATCGGCAAGGGGCGGATGATCGCGCAGGGCGCGCGCGTCGCGATCCTGTCGTTCGGCACCCGTCTCGCCGAGGTGCAAAAGGCCGCTGAAGCGCTGGCGGCCAAGGGCATCACCCCCACCATCGCCGACGCCCGTTTCGCCAAACCGCTGGATCGCGACCTGATCCTGGGCCTTGCCGCGGATCACGAGGCGCTCATCACCGTCGAAGAAGGCGCTGTCGGTGGCTTTGGCAGCCATGTGGCGCAGCTATTGGCGGACGCGGGCGTGTTCGATCACGGCCTCAAATACCGCTCGATGGTGCTGCCCGATACCTTCATCGATCAGGCGTCCCCCGCCGATATGTACGCCGTCGCCGGCATGAACGCCGCCGAGATCGAGGCAAAGGTGCTCGATACCCTCGGCATCGCGCAGATCGGATCGCAGCGGGCCTAG
- a CDS encoding Abi family protein: MYSSIEACVSSARLATYRLKSGFDEQRALDLYYWNMEISASFYPLLASVEVCLRNIILRRMIERFGEMWWANEALYALLQPKGKGILLRASREIEKRGNVPDSGRMVAELSFGFWTNMLLPKYDAVIWSAFNETFKRLPHGKSRGDLFDRATRIRELRNRISHHEPIIGRNLSQDYADTIEFLGWLHPEKAKWLRPRLSIMSTLRTRP, from the coding sequence TTGTATTCCTCAATTGAAGCATGTGTCTCATCGGCGCGCCTTGCGACCTATCGGCTGAAATCTGGGTTCGACGAACAGCGCGCTCTTGATCTCTATTACTGGAATATGGAGATTTCGGCATCTTTCTATCCTCTTCTCGCGTCCGTCGAAGTCTGCCTCAGAAACATCATTTTGCGACGTATGATAGAACGTTTTGGTGAGATGTGGTGGGCAAACGAGGCACTGTACGCTCTTCTGCAACCGAAGGGAAAAGGCATTTTATTGCGCGCGAGCAGGGAAATTGAAAAGCGCGGCAACGTACCCGACTCAGGACGTATGGTAGCAGAACTCAGTTTCGGATTTTGGACGAATATGTTGCTCCCAAAATATGACGCTGTTATCTGGTCGGCCTTCAACGAAACATTTAAAAGACTACCCCATGGCAAATCGAGGGGCGACCTTTTTGATCGCGCGACGCGCATTCGGGAACTCAGAAATCGCATTTCCCATCATGAACCAATCATCGGTCGAAATTTGTCTCAGGATTATGCGGATACCATTGAGTTTCTCGGATGGCTTCATCCAGAAAAAGCGAAATGGCTACGCCCAAGGCTAAGCATCATGTCTACCCTGCGAACACGGCCTTGA
- a CDS encoding ion transporter, with the protein MDFTMALTDTLARHLASARVRNFILAVILFNAIILGLETSPAVMRRAGALILLLDQICLAIFVAELAAKLFVFRGKFFRDGWNIFDFIIVGISLVPAAQGFSALRALRILRVLRVLSVAPQLRRVVEGLVTALPGMGSVFMLMALIFYIGAVMATKLFGFAFPEWFGTLGRSGYTLFQVMTLESWSMGIVRPVMEVYPLAWMFFLPFILVTTFAVVNLLVGLIVNSMQDAHQEETVEATDAYRADVQEKLAAVEAKLDALIAAKKD; encoded by the coding sequence ATGGATTTCACGATGGCTCTGACGGATACCCTTGCCCGCCACCTTGCCTCCGCACGGGTGCGCAATTTCATTCTGGCGGTGATCCTGTTCAACGCGATCATTCTGGGGCTCGAGACCTCTCCGGCGGTGATGCGGCGTGCGGGGGCGTTGATCCTGTTGCTGGATCAGATCTGTCTTGCGATCTTTGTGGCAGAGCTGGCAGCCAAGCTGTTCGTGTTCCGGGGCAAGTTCTTTCGCGACGGCTGGAACATCTTTGATTTCATCATCGTGGGCATCTCGCTGGTGCCGGCGGCGCAGGGGTTCTCGGCGCTGCGGGCGCTGCGCATCCTGCGGGTGCTGCGCGTGTTGTCGGTCGCGCCGCAGCTGCGCCGTGTGGTCGAAGGACTGGTGACGGCCCTACCGGGAATGGGATCGGTATTCATGCTGATGGCTTTGATTTTCTACATCGGCGCCGTGATGGCGACCAAGCTGTTCGGCTTTGCCTTCCCGGAATGGTTCGGCACGCTGGGGCGCTCGGGATATACACTGTTTCAGGTGATGACGCTTGAGAGCTGGTCGATGGGGATCGTGCGCCCCGTCATGGAGGTCTACCCGCTGGCGTGGATGTTCTTCCTGCCGTTCATTCTGGTTACAACATTCGCCGTGGTGAACCTGTTGGTCGGTTTGATCGTGAACTCGATGCAGGACGCCCATCAGGAAGAAACGGTCGAGGCGACGGATGCCTACCGCGCCGACGTGCAGGAAAAGCTTGCCGCCGTGGAAGCCAAGCTGGACGCGCTGATCGCCGCGAAAAAGGATTAA
- a CDS encoding exopolysaccharide biosynthesis protein translates to MERVSVRDLSRAMGKRSFIPFILVVALLLVSPLSGVPGVPTVSAIIIVLLALQSLAGRRRLWLPDVILRRQIPAARLRSVLDWLRRPCGFIDRHTRPRLLWLSGPILRPVSMFACVIIPLGWPLLEFLPFVSSTGAATVAMLVFGLFSRDGLFVLAGYGMIALTMILALGIVL, encoded by the coding sequence GTGGAGCGCGTCAGCGTGCGCGATCTGTCGCGGGCGATGGGAAAACGGTCCTTTATCCCGTTCATATTGGTTGTCGCGCTCCTGCTGGTTTCGCCCCTTTCCGGTGTGCCGGGGGTGCCGACAGTGAGTGCGATCATCATCGTTCTGCTCGCCCTGCAATCGCTGGCAGGACGTCGCAGGTTGTGGTTGCCGGATGTGATCCTGCGGCGGCAAATCCCGGCCGCGCGCCTGCGCAGTGTTCTCGACTGGCTGCGAAGGCCCTGTGGATTTATCGACCGCCACACGCGGCCCCGGCTTTTGTGGCTGTCGGGGCCGATCCTGCGTCCGGTCTCCATGTTCGCCTGCGTGATCATCCCGCTTGGGTGGCCGCTGCTGGAGTTTTTGCCGTTCGTCTCATCCACTGGTGCGGCAACCGTTGCGATGCTGGTTTTTGGACTGTTCAGTCGGGATGGTCTGTTTGTGCTGGCAGGTTACGGCATGATCGCGCTGACGATGATACTGGCGCTTGGGATTGTCCTGTAG
- a CDS encoding SDR family oxidoreductase — MQKRLLSIGHGFSARALAGRLVPLGWEIIGTTRSADNIAGIAQTGVAPVLWPGTDLTPLIEEMPHVLLSAAPGAGGDPVLDAYRDVFVRRASALRWVGYLSTTGVYGDHGGGWVDEDTALTPATKRGQARVEAEAAWREIEGLPLHIFRLAGIYGPGRGPFAKVRKGTARRIIKQGQVFSRIHVEDIALALDLSLAAPDPGAIYNLCDNDPAPPQDVIAHAAELLGLPLPPAVDFETAEMTPMARSFYAESKRVRNDRIKDALGWQPRYADYRTGLADLLKKDP; from the coding sequence ATGCAAAAGCGATTGTTGTCAATCGGTCACGGATTCAGCGCGCGGGCGCTTGCGGGGCGATTGGTACCGTTGGGTTGGGAGATTATCGGTACGACCCGCTCAGCGGACAATATAGCCGGAATCGCCCAGACCGGTGTTGCGCCGGTGCTATGGCCGGGTACCGATCTGACCCCCCTGATCGAAGAGATGCCGCACGTGCTGCTTTCCGCGGCACCGGGCGCCGGGGGCGATCCAGTGCTGGACGCGTACCGTGATGTGTTTGTCCGCAGGGCGTCCGCGCTGCGCTGGGTCGGGTATCTTTCTACCACGGGCGTCTACGGCGATCACGGCGGTGGCTGGGTCGACGAGGATACGGCCCTGACCCCGGCGACCAAGCGCGGTCAGGCGCGTGTCGAGGCGGAGGCGGCGTGGCGGGAGATCGAGGGTCTGCCGCTTCACATATTTCGGCTGGCGGGCATTTACGGCCCCGGACGCGGCCCGTTTGCCAAGGTGCGCAAAGGAACCGCCCGCCGCATCATCAAGCAAGGGCAGGTCTTCAGCCGGATCCACGTTGAGGATATCGCCCTTGCGCTGGATCTGTCGCTTGCCGCGCCCGATCCCGGCGCGATTTACAACCTGTGTGATAACGATCCGGCCCCGCCACAGGATGTCATCGCCCATGCGGCAGAGCTTTTGGGACTGCCGCTGCCGCCCGCCGTGGATTTCGAGACTGCCGAGATGACGCCGATGGCCCGGAGTTTCTATGCCGAAAGCAAACGGGTACGGAACGACCGTATCAAGGACGCGTTGGGTTGGCAGCCCCGGTATGCGGACTACCGGACGGGGCTTGCGGACCTTTTGAAGAAAGACCCCTGA